One window of the Podospora pseudocomata strain CBS 415.72m chromosome 7, whole genome shotgun sequence genome contains the following:
- the SIP3 gene encoding SNF1-interacting protein (COG:U; EggNog:ENOG503NWG8): MNEPTIPPQAAFSYKHASAPPPVTVTAPSTTTGGSSSSQAPPSEKQQQPKPTTTSVPRASGPAIPVILNEAALDSPTFRSTAIHFGDQLDGIERWLDSYTRSTTKVVHDFLALEDTINVYLSKMTPPTMATGPDSPVLDADYTLPALRRAGDGAREWWGGILSAVRRLEPASVDPIRNFINNDMRVLREQRRNLEAAQKVFDTTLARYVGQSKTKEPSALREDAFAVFETRKGYLKASMDFCQMAPQVRAGLDKLLVRVCADLWREMRKGNNGSASALQAGWGEELERIRGWAREMEASEGVFKRELGMARRDVGESTLAMAKPSRELEDYSVSTVPYLGSKGPLSIQRKDQVAVVSEKQGWLFLRTLTGKPVRPNWIRRWYYCRDGIFGWLIQAPQGVLQGDEIGVLLCSARPAVQEERRFCFEIKTKTQTILLQAETQTQLVEWLEVFEVAKKKAIEASMGRDPNTLVGGIDPAFVITPPSIPEFSARAVENLDETDSSEKQRNLPVPGPDPNTAARSSFDVAIAPPRRSITTHLGREEGETGREHAARIMQKLDLHRKATFASSMDTMSASGTTGASLMTSTASTPQGGQTPTLRLPTLLLDHQPGSLAPATLAKPPISTSLSKSAILASANNAAIRPMSSGVLANYWGSSPYTAIYCPAVGAPPTPKPYANDPFVASMVPRTPTFEKPQPPPGGHRKTQSVGTTLTEPKVTEKARSDALPANYPPELRAQYAQFRLVFPTAPPEEKPVLVFNAAWSSSPVEGKEDQGLAGNGRIFVTSDRMYFYGHQLGLVVAYTISLDSITEVTSAPGRDCDFIFLHLNQDMQDTTYARIAIKVFLEDFLLLQSRLNLLIDDLQAAEPMDLSEIITTLLNMERNQDDNVRSPSVESWEEISSNTPVDDGTPFGRPVSRRVGDLSGRFIRYSRQGASKKQVQKFQLPAHAVMYEPEDMGAAVAERHFEMSAKACFHVLFGDKSFIFPKLYFERRAKEIAQGPWELSDHGGKMKRVFRFKVDYVDMLGRRKPGEVTDVQTIDIFNDHITYVVSHVRTPWHLPHSGAFRLVTKVVITHVAKSKCKLAVYTRTSWEKGQQAFARSMVERQALDDARRDGEELAEVATDQVRKLGIHSRTKRAIQVYGDVGRRGDVVVFSPDEDLKGDGVGVRPRTLGAMMWETGRSFMESAITSVMMWAFAAVKKVFGVLKANRVILVMLVVSLGYNLVSWGQGTSRWWTERRSERFMQRLGVGPNLVMGKAIYLADLEEASRGSAVGMELGRPVGSQCYDTFQAIVNSTNLDAPYQDAGAGFTSATTRAAARRLRRTRQRLAGYRHDLLVAMRVVNGIELEMVQSEWENWLEDENQRCERVAKLLTHNAPKQLSQEEKEEAQKVLGGGDARRKEALAKWHAEYCGSCEADHRALMASSQRASLVR; encoded by the exons ATGAACGAACCAACGATACCGCCCCAGGCAGCGTTCAGCTACAAGCACGcctcagcaccaccgccagtcACCGTGACAGCTCCCTCCACGACAACAGGagggtcctcctcctcccaagcacCACCGTCAgaaaagcagcaacagcccaaGCCAACGACGACATCTGTCCCCCGAGCCTCAGGCCCAGCCATCCCCGTGATCCTCAACGAAGCCGCCCTCGACTCTCCCACCTTCCGCTCGACAGCCATCCACTTTGGCGACCAGCTCGACGGCATCGAACGCTGGCTCGACAGCTACACCCGCAGCACGACCAAAGTCGTCCACGACTTTTTGGCTCTCGAGGACACGATCAACGTCTACCTCTCCAAAATGACACCCCCCACCATGGCGACGGGGCCTGACTCCCCCGTCCTCGACGCGGATTACACACTCCCCGCCCTGCGGAGGGCGGGCGACGGGgcgagggagtggtggggcGGGATACTCTCCGCGGTGAGAAGGCTCGAGCCGGCGAGCGTGGACCCGATCAGGAACTTTATCAACAATGACATGAGGGTGCTGcgggagcagaggaggaacCTGGAGGCGGCGCAAAAGGTGTTTGACACGACGCTGGCGAGGTATGTGGGGCAGAGCAAGACGAAGGAGCCGAGCGCGCTGAGGGAGGACGCGTTTGCTGTCTTTGAGACGAGGAAGGGGTATCTGAAGGCGAGCATGGACTTTTGCCAGATGGCGCCGCAGGtgagggcggggttggacAAGCTGCTTGTGAGGGTTTGTGCGGATTtgtggagggagatgaggaaggggaatAACGGTTCTGCTTCTGCGCTTCAGgctgggtggggggaggagctggagcggATCAGGgggtgggcgagggagatggaggcgagCGAGGGGGTTTTTAAAcgggagttggggatggcgaggagggatgttggggagagcacgttggcgatggcgaagCCGAGtagggagttggaggattATAGTGTTAGTACGGTGCCGTATTTGGGGAGCAAGGGGCCGTTGAGCATTCAGAGGAAGGATCAGGTGGCAGTTGTTTCGGAGAAGCaggggtggttgtttttgAGGACATTGACGGGGAAGCCGGTGAGGCCGAATTGGATACGGAGGTGGTATTATTGTCGGGATGGGATCTTTGGGTGGTTGATCCAGGCACCTCAGGGGGTGCTGCAGGGTGATGAGATTGGCGTGTTGCTTTGCAGTGCGAGACCCGCTGTCCAGGAGGAGCGGAGGTTTTGCTTTGAGATCAAGACCAAAACGCAGACCATTCTGCTGCAGGCGGAGACGCAGACGCAGCTGGTGGAGTGGCTTGAGGTGTTTgaggtggccaagaagaaggcgatcGAGGCCAGCATGGGACGGGATCCTAATACGCTTGTTGGGGGCATCGATCCTGCTTTCGTCATCACGCCGCCCTCGATTCCAGAGTTCTCTGCCCGAGCGGTTGAGAATCTTGACGAGACTGACAGCTCTGAGAAGCAACGCAACCTGCCTGTGCCTGGTCCTGATCCGAATACCGCGGCACGTTCCAGCTTCGACGTGGCGATCGCTCCGCCGCGCCGGTCCATCACGACTCACCttggaagggaggagggagagacTGGAAGGGAGCATGCGGCGCGTATCATGCAGAAGCTTGATCTTCACCGCAAGGCAACATTTGCTAGCTCGATGGATACAATGTCTGCTTCTGGGACCACCGGCGCGAGCTTGATGACCAGCACGGCTTCTACACCTCAGGGAGGGCAGACACCGACTCTTCGTCTGCCAACTCTGTTGCTCGATCACCAGCCAGGCAGCTTGGCACCCGCGACTCTGGCCAAGCCTCCTATATCGACGAGCCTAAGCAAGTCAGCCATTCTGGCAAGCGCCAACAATGCAGCTATCCGGCCCATGTCGAGCGGCGTTTTGGCCAACTACTGGGGAAGCAGTCCTTACACAGCCATCTACTGCCCTGCCGTTGGGGCACCCCCTACTCCTAAGCCCTACGCTAACGACCCCTTTGTTGCGTCCATGGTGCCGCGAACACCCACCTTTGAGaaacctcagcctcctcctggtGGACATAGGAAAACACAGAGCGTGGGCACGACCCTCACGGAGCCCAAGGTGACCGAAAAGGCACGGAGCGATGCCCTTCCTGCCAACTACCCGCCCGAACTTAGAGCGCAATATGCGCAGTTCCGCCTTGTCTTTCCCACAGCGCCGCCTGAGGAGAAACCGGTGCTCGTCTTCAATGCTGCGTGGTCGAGCTCGCCGGTCGAAGGAAAAGAGGATCAAGGGCTGGCTGGCAATGGCCGTATTTTTGTTACATCTGACAGGATGTACTTTTATGGTCACCAgctgggcttggtggtggcttACACCATCAGCCTGGATAGCATCACCGAGGTCACCTCGGCTCCGGGAAGGGACTGCGACTTTATCTTTTTGCATCTGAACCAGGACATGCAGGACACGACGTACGCTCGAATCGCGATCAAGGTGTTCCTTGAGGactttttgctgctgcagtCTAGGCTTAACCTCTTGATTGATGATTTGCAGGCGGCGGAACCGATGGATTTGAGTGAGATTATTACCACGCTGCTCAACATGGAGAGGAACCAGGACGATAATGTCCGGAGTCCGAGCGTGGAGAGCTGGGAGGAGATTAGTTCTAATACTCCGGTTGACGACGGGACGCCGTTTGGGAGGCCGGTGTCGAGACGGGTAGGGGATCTGAGCGGGAGGTTCATTCGGTATTCGCGCCAGGGGGCGTCGAAGAAGCAGGTGCAGAAGTTTCAGCTGCCGGCTCACGCGGTGATGTACGAGCCGGAGGACATGGGGGCCGCGGTGGCGGAGAGGCACTTTGAGATGAGCGCCAAGGCGTGCTTCCATGTGCTCTTTGGGGACAAGTCGTTTATCTTTCCGAAGCTGTATTTTGAGCGGAGGGCAAAGGAGATTGCGCAGGGGCCGTGGGAGCTGAGCGATCACGGGGGCAAGATGAAGAGGGTGTTTAGGTTCAAGGTTGACTATGTGGAcatgctggggaggaggaagccgggGGAGGTGACGGACGTGCAGACGATTGACATATTCAACGATCACATCACGTATGTGGTGTCGCATGTGAGGACGCCGTGGCACTTGCCGCACTCGGGGGCTTTCAGGCTTGTGACGAAGGTGGTGATTACGCATGTGGCCAAGAGCAAGTGTAAGCTGGCGGTTTATACACGGACGAGCTGGGAGAAGGGGCAGCAGGCGTTTGCGAGGAGTATGGTGGAACGGCAGGCGCTGGATGATGCaaggagggatggggaggagttggccgaggtggCGACGGATCAGGTTAGGAAGTTGGGGATTCACAGCAGGACGAAGAGGGCGATTCAGGTGTATGGGGatgtggggaggaggggggacgTGGTTGTTTTCAGTCCGGATGAGGACCtgaagggggatggggtgggggtgaggcCGAGGACGTTGGGGGCCATGATGTgggagacggggaggagtTTCATGGAGAGCGCAATTACCAGTGTGATGATGTGGGCTTTTGCggcggtgaagaaggtgttTGGGGTTCTGAAGGCGAACCGGGTGATattggtgatgttggtggttaGCTTGGGGTATAACTTGGTTAGCTGGGGGCAGGGGACGAGCCGGTGGTGGACCGAGAGGAGGTCGGAGAGGTTTATGCaaaggttgggggtgggaccgaatttggtgatggggaaggcGATTTATTTggcggatttggaggaggcgagtaGAGGGTCGGCGGTGGGGATGGAGTTAGGAAGGCCGGTGGGGAGCCAGTG TTACGACACCTTCCAGGCCATCGTCAACTCGACCAACCTCGACGCTCCTTACCAAGACGCCGGGGCAGGCTTCACCTCAGCCACCACCCGAGCAGCGGCCCGTCGTCTCCGTCGCACTCGCCAGCGTTTGGCCGGGTACAGACACGATCTCCTGGTGGCCATGCGTGTGGTCAACGGCAtcgagctggagatggtgcAGTCGGAGTGGGAGAACTGGCTCGAAGACGAGAACCAACGCTGTGAGCGGGTCGCGAAGCTCTTGACGCACAATGCTCCCAAGCAACTCTCtcaggaagaaaaggaggaggctcaAAAGGTGCTTGGAGGCGGCGATGCcaggaggaaggaggcccTCGCAAAGTGGCATGCTGAGTACTGCGGGAGCTGTGAGGCTGATCACAGGGCTCTGATGGCGAGTAGTcagagggcttcgttggtcaggtga
- a CDS encoding hypothetical protein (COG:O; EggNog:ENOG503NZF3), giving the protein MVRLSPLPLAALLLPSLIAAQSTILSSPPPPPPSETACNNSPDLCSRSYSNITHIGAHNSAFLRDASTGNSIAGNQYYNATLALSSGLRLVQAQVHLHDNTLKLCHTLCDLLDAGPLETFLSSMASWLSLNPNEVVTLLLVNSDSQPITSFASLFESSSLSRYGFIPTNTTTIWPTLSEMISLNHRLVTFITNITPSPSSLYLLPEFSYIFETPFNNTSPSSFTCTLDRPLSAGAASAALSSGLLPLLNHFLYIDLSSGIQIPNVDSIDSTNSPDLVTTGSLGRHAELCSGQDQWGTKPVFVLVDFFNRGPAIETGDRLNGIQGKTVGRTTLPVEGSGGAAAGAATGDAAGARGNLKAFGALVGFLGVALVVL; this is encoded by the coding sequence ATGGTCCGATTATCACCACTACCTCTCGCAGCCCTCCTGCTGCCATCCCTCATCGCCGCCCAATcaaccatcctctcctcaccaccaccaccaccaccttcagaAACAGCCTGCAACAACTCCCCCGACCTCTGCTCCCGCTCCTACTCCAACATAACTCACATCGGCGCCCACAACTCGGCCTTCCTCCGCGACGCCTCCACCGGCAACTCCATCGCCGGCAACCAATACTACAacgccaccctcgccctctcctccggccTCCGCCTCGTACAGGCTCAAGTCCACCTCCAcgacaacaccctcaagCTCTGCCACACCCTCTGCGACCTCCTCGACGCCGGCCCCCTCGagaccttcctctcctccatggccagctggctctccctcaacccaaacGAAGtcgtcaccctcctcctcgtaaACTCCGActcccaacccatcacctccttcgcctccctcttcgaatcctcctccctctcccgatACGGCTTcatccccaccaacaccaccaccatttgGCCCACCCTATCAGAAATGATATCCCTCAATCACCGCCTAGTAACCTTCATaaccaacatcaccccctccccttcgtctctttacctcctccccgaatTCTCATACATCTTCGAAAcccccttcaacaacacctccccctcctccttcacttGCACCCTCGACCGCCCCCTttccgccggcgccgcctccgccgctcTATCCTCCGGCCTGCTACCCCTGCTGAACCACTTCCTCTACATCGACCTCTCCTCCGGGATCCAGATCCCAAACGTCGACTCCATCGACTCGACCAACTCCCCTGATCTTGTCACCACCGGTTCCTTAGGCAGACACGCAGAGCTTTGCTCCGGACAGGACCAGTGGGGCACAAAACCGGTATTTGTCCTTGTAGACTTTTTCAACCGTGGGCCCGCGATAGAGACGGGCGACAGGCTCAACGGGATACAAGGGAAGACAGTTGGGAGGACAACCTTGCCCGTGGAGGGGAGCGGTGGtgcagctgctggtgctgcgaCGGGGGATGCAGCCGGGGCGAGGGGGAATCTCAAGGCTTTTGGGGCGCTggtggggtttttgggggtggccTTGGTTGTTCTCTGA